A genomic stretch from Microtus pennsylvanicus isolate mMicPen1 chromosome 11, mMicPen1.hap1, whole genome shotgun sequence includes:
- the E4f1 gene encoding transcription factor E4F1 isoform X6 produces the protein MAEVPGSPNHQELGLIGEGEQAQVKLLVNKEGRYVCMLCHKTFKTGSILKAHMVTHSSRKDHECKLCGASFRTKGSLIRHHRRHTDERPYKCAKCGKSFRESGALTRHLKSLTPCTEKIRFSMSKDTVVGKEEVPAGQLGSSASTVGTVTSSVTGDPMESSPVIHLVTDAKGTVIHEVHVQMQELPLGMKALAPEPPDPEELPCSSENSRENLLHQAMQNSGIVLERVAGEESTLEPAPPSESSPQSLGEGPPELPLLEVEQIETQVASEASKVPRTHPCPQCSETFPTAATLEAHKRGHIGPRPFTCTQCGKAFPKAYLLKKHQEVHVHERRFRCGDCGKLYKTIAHVRGHRRVHSDERPFPCPQCGKRYKTKNAQQVHFRTHLEEKPHVCQFCSRGFREKGSLVRHVRHHTGEKPFKCYKCGRGFAEHGTLNRHLRTKGGCLLEVEELLVSEESPSAAATVLAEDPHTVLVEFSSVVADTQEYIIEATADDTETSEATEIIEGTQTEVDSHIMKVVQQIVHQAGAGHQIIVQNVTMDQEAALGSEAAAADTITIATPESLTEQVAMTLASAISEGTVLTARAGPNSAEQATVTMVSSEDIEILEHGGELVIASPEGQLEVQTVIV, from the exons ATGGCAGAGGTTCCAGGCAGTCCTAACCATCAGGAACTTGGGCTTATTGGGGAGGGCGAGCAGGCCCAAGTCAAGCTGCTGGTGAACAAGGAAGGCCGCTACGTGTGCATGCTATGTCACAAGACCTTCAAAACG ggcAGCATCCTCAAGGCCCACATGGTAACGCACAGCAGCCGCAAGGATCATGAGTGCAAGCTCTGTGGTGCTTCCTTTCGGACCAAGGGCTCGCTTATCCGGCACCACCGGCGGCACACTG ATGAGCGCCCTTATAAGTGTGCCAAGTGTGGGAAGAGCTTCAGGGAGTCAGGTGCGCTGACTAGGCACCTAAAGTCTCTTACTCCATGCACAGAGAAGATCCGCTTCAGCATGAGCAAGGACACAGTTGTGGGCAAAGAGGAAGTGCCTGCAGGTCAGCTTG GGTCCAGTGCCTCCACTGTGGGGACAGTTACATCATCAGTGACAGGAGACCCCATGGAGTCATCGCCTGTGATTCACCTGGTGACAGATGCCAAGGGCACTGTCATCCATGAAGTCCATGTTCAGATGCAGGAGCTTCCCCTGGGCATGAAGGCCCTTGCTCCTGAG CCCCCAGACCCTGAGGAGCTCCCCTGTTCCAGCGAGAACAGCCGTGAGAATCTGCTTCATCAGGCCATGCAGAATTCTGGCATCGTCCTCGAGCGGGTTGCTGGGGAGGAGAGTACTCTGGAGCCAGCTCCTCCCTCTGAGTCCAGTCCCCAGTCCCTGGGAGAGGGACCCCCGGAACTGCCACTGCTGGAGGTGGAGCAGATAGAGACA CAGGTGGCCAGTGAAGCTTCAAAGGTGCCTAGGACACACCCATGCCCTCAGTGCAGTGAGACTTTCCCAACAGCAGCCACCTTGGAGGCCCACAAGAGAGGTCATATAG GGCCGAGGCCATTCACCTGCAcacagtgtggcaaggccttcccCAAAGCCTACCTGCTCAAGAAACACCAGGAGGTGCACGTGCACGAGCGCCGCTTCCGCTGTGGAGACTGTGGGAAGCTTTATAAGACCATCGCTCATGTGCGGGGCCACCGACGTGTCCACTCAGACGAGAGGCCTTTCCCTTGTCCCCAGTGTGGCAAGCGTTACAAAACCAAG AATGCCCAGCAGGTGCACTTCCGGACACACCTAGAAGAGAAGCCCCACGTGTGCCAGTTCTGCAGCCGAGGCTTCCGGGAGAAGGGCTCACTGGTGCGGCATGTGAGGCATCACACGGGCGAGAAGCCTTTCAAATGCTACAAGTGTGGCCGTGGCTTCGCAGAGCACGGCACACTCAACCGGCACCTGCGCACCAAAG GGGGTTGCCTGCTGGAAGTGGAGGAGTTGCTGGTATCTGAGGAGAGCCCCTCTGCGGCTGCCACTGTGCTGGCAGAAGACCCCCACACCGTGCTGGTGGAGTTCTCCTCGGTGGTGGCTGACACCCAGGAGTACATTATTGAG GCTACTGCAGATGACACAGAGACCAGTGAAGCCACTGAGATCATCGAGGGCACCCAGACAGAG GTGGACAGTCACATCATGAAGGTGGTACAGCAGATTGTGCACCAGGCTGGTGCTGGGCACCAGATCATCGTGCAGAATGTGACCATGGACCAGGAGGCAGCACTGGGCTCAGAGGCAGCTGCTGCTGACACAATCACCATTGCCACTCCCGAGAGTCTCACTGAACAAGTGGCCATGACACTGGCTTCAGCAATCAGTGAGGGCACTGTGCTTACAGCCCGTGCAGGTCCAAACAGTGCTGAACAGGCCACTGTGACAATGGTGTCATCAGAGGACATAGAGATCCTGGAGCATGGAGGAGAGCTGGTCATTGCTTCACCAGAGGGTCAACTTGAGGTGCAGACTGTCATCGTGTAG
- the Dnase1l2 gene encoding deoxyribonuclease-1-like 2, producing MENAGMQSNVGARPSWLQLCYGLVWVGVTLGHSCLQASCFAMGWPWALLTALWALGAMGATALRIGAFNIQSFGDSKVSDPDCGSVIAQILAGYDIALVQEVRDPDLSAVSLLMEQINRVSKHKYGFVSSKPLGRDQYKEMYLFVYRKDAVSVVSTYQYPDPEDAFSREPFVVKFSAPSSAAKELVLIPLHAAPHQAVAEIDALYDVYLDVIDKWNTDDMLFLGDFNADCKYVKAHDWVSIRLRSSEVFKWLIPDSADTTVGNSDCAYDRIVVSGAHLRRSLKPQSAAVHNFQEELGLDQTQALAISDHFPVEVTFKSH from the exons ATGGAGAATGCAGGGATGCAGAGCAATGTGGGCGCCAGACCTAGTTGGTTACAGCTGTGCTATGGCCTGGTATGGGTTGGTGTTACTCTGGGACATTCCTGTCTCCAGGCTTCCTGCTTTGCCATGGGTTGGCCCTGGGCCTTGCTGACAGCACTTTGGGCACTGGGGGCCATGGGGGCCACAGCGCTGCGTATTGGAGCCTTCAACATTCAGAGCTTTGGTGACAGCAAAGTGTCAGATCCAGACTGCGGCAGTGTCATAGCACAG ATCCTGGCTGGCTATGACATCGCCCTGGTGCAGGAGGTACGAGACCCAGACCTGAGTGCAGTGTCCTTGCTCATGGAGCAAATTAACAG AGTGTCCAAGCACAAGTACGGTTTTGTGAGCAGCAAGCCACTTGGACGTGACCAATACAAGGAGATGTATCTGTTTGTCTAcag GAAAGATGCGGTGTCGGTTGTGAGCACATACCagtacccagacccagaagatgCCTTCAGCCGGGAACCTTTTGTGGTCAAATTCTCAGCTCCTAGCTCTG CCGCCAAGGAGCTCGTGCTGATCCCCCTGCATGCAGCACCGCACCAGGCAGTGGCAGAGATCGATGCCCTCTACGATGTGTACCTCGATGTGATTGACAAGTGGAACACCGAT GACATGCTGTTTCTGGGCGACTTTAATGCCGACTGCAAGTACGTCAAGGCCCACGACTGGGTATCGATCCGCCTGCGCAGCAGTGAGGTGTTTAAGTGGCTCATCCCTGACAGTGCGGACACCACAGTGGGCAACTCCGACTGTGCCTACGATCGGATCGTAGTGAGTGGCGCCCACCTGCGCAGGAGCCTGAAGCCCCAGTCAGCCGCTGTTCATAACTTTCAGGAGGAACTGGGCCTAGATCAGACGCAG GCTCTTGCCATCAGCGACCATTTTCCTGTGGAAGTGACCTTCAAGTCTCACTGA